In Zerene cesonia ecotype Mississippi chromosome 17, Zerene_cesonia_1.1, whole genome shotgun sequence, a single genomic region encodes these proteins:
- the LOC119833308 gene encoding double-strand break repair protein MRE11, which translates to MVQNDNGWSPDDTLRVLIASDIHLGYQENDAVRGDDSFIAFEEVLSSAVQYDVDFILLGGDLFDHAKPSPSCMYKCTEIIRKYCFGDKPINIEVLSDQLENFSRSVNYEDPNLNVSYPILSIHGNHDDPVGQGSVSSLDILSITGLVNYFGKWTDYTKVRISPVLIQKGETKLSLYGLSHLKDQRLARLFAEKKVEMDLMENGADWFNIFVLHQNRADRGPNNYISENVLPKFLDLVIWGHEHDSQVFPMKDVKRDDEGFFVIQPGSTVATSMAAGEALPKHCALLQLHKKEYIVTPIPLKTVRPFIFKTIVLSEENLGDGDVNENEKVQNFLKVKVNEAIAEAEKLRSGDPKQPTLPLVRLSVFYERDEQDFNRVRFGQNFNGQVANPNDLLIMKREKKIRDKKERICEEDDTAHVEVTSEVTDVETLLQAYYDSQPPEKQLSVLSVRAVTEAIKDFTLKRDDDVFRRVLDAHRRRCVESLLESTAETEEEMNERMRMCKEALDAADADQLKSLIDAASAKEEAKRKDEKQLIVLVKRESIVVSSDDESTFPGRGRGRGSRGGRGRGRGRGRGKSPQAAPPPVPERRTPKRSAAQKTTSWLQTLTSDRTLRRRKDSSEIEISD; encoded by the coding sequence ATGGTACAAAATGATAATGGTTGGTCTCCTGACGACACTTTGCGCGTCTTAATCGCATCTGATATCCATTTGGGATATCAAGAAAACGACGCCGTACGTGGTGATGATAGTTTTATAGCTTTTGAAGAAGTTCTATCCTCAGCTGTTCAGTATGATGTTGACTTCATACTGCTTGGAGGAGACCTGTTTGATCATGCCAAGCCATCGCCGAGTTGCATGTACAAATGCACAGAAATCATTCGCAAGTATTGTTTCGGCGATAAGcctataaatattgaagtatTATCTGATCAATTAGAAAACTTTTCAAGGAGCGTTAATTATGAAGATCCCAATTTAAACGTGTCATATCCGATATTGTCTATTCATGGAAATCACGATGATCCAGTCGGTCAAGGCAGTGTCAGCTCTCTCGACATTTTATCTATTACTGGGCTAGTCAATTATTTCGGCAAATGGACTGATTACACGAAAGTCCGGATATCTCCAGTGTTAATTCAAAAGGgtgaaacaaaattatctcTTTATGGATTGAGTCATTTGAAAGACCAGCGTCTTGCTCGTTTGTTTGCAGAAAAAAAGGTTGAAATGGATTTAATGGAAAATGGAGCAGACTGGTTCAACATATTTGTGTTACATCAAAACAGAGCTGATAGAGGTcccaataattatatttctgaaAATGTGTTGCCTAAATTTTTAGATCTAGTTATATGGGGACACGAACATGACAGTCAGGTATTCCCAATGAAAGATGTAAAAAGGGATGATGAGGGCTTCTTTGTTATCCAGCCTGGCAGCACTGTGGCTACCTCTATGGCAGCTGGTGAGGCCTTACCAAAACATTGTGCATTGTTACAGCTGCACAAAAAAGAGTACATAGTCACACCTATTCCTTTAAAAACTGTGAGaccattcatatttaaaacaattgtgtTATCAGAGGAAAATTTGGGTGATGGAGAtgttaatgaaaatgaaaaagtacaaaatttCTTGAAAGTAAAAGTGAATGAGGCCATCGCTGAAGCAGAAAAACTTAGAAGTGGAGATCCAAAACAACCAACCTTGCCTCTCGTCAGGCTCAGTGTTTTCTATGAAAGAGATGAGCAGGATTTTAACCGTGTTAGGTTTGGCCAAAATTTCAATGGTCAAGTTGCAAATcctaatgatttattaatcatgaaaagagaaaagaaaatacgtGATAAAAAGGAGAGAATCTGTGAAGAGGATGATACAGCTCATGTGGAAGTTACATCGGAAGTAACTGATGTTGAAACGCTTTTACAAGCTTACTATGATTCTCAACCACCTGAAAAACAGTTGTCTGTTTTGTCAGTTCGTGCTGTTACTGAAGCCATTAAAGATTTCACATTAAAACGTGATGACGACGTCTTCCGTCGCGTTCTCGATGCGCATCGGCGCCGATGTGTCGAATCGCTTTTGGAATCTACAGCTGAAACTGAGGAAGAGATGAATGAACGTATGCGCATGTGTAAAGAAGCCCTAGACGCGGCTGATGCCGATCAGTTGAAGAGTTTAATAGATGCAGCGAGTGCGAAAGAAGAGGCAAAGCGTAAAGATGAGAAGCAGTTGATTGTTCTCGTGAAAAGGGAGTCTATAGTTGTTTCGAGTGATGACGAAAGCACGTTTCCGGGACGGGGTCGCGGTAGAGGCTCGCGTGGAGGGCGTGGCCGCGGGAGAGGGAGGGGTCGAGGCAAGTCGCCGCaagccgcgccgccgc